A stretch of Toxoplasma gondii ME49 chromosome V, whole genome shotgun sequence DNA encodes these proteins:
- a CDS encoding DHHC zinc finger domain-containing protein (encoded by transcript TGME49_284170~Predicted trans-membrane domain (TMHMM2.0):351-374:448-471:788-811), whose product MELSFQPHPQGTPVVGGTVWFNRDVGGIVCACIAQATIFFSCYTVCTCIFFRWTTLGLSRYGLALLLQLVSVLASLCHLKCLFSDPGAVPFLPLPPALSAPPAPSVLSRSTGRSTSQETQEPTWRKSCSETESPFSREDDWPDADDEANGMLLRHSSSRDGAAAPARSSAFGAVQTETVISVSPETAVGSAGPRGRSGDLRGDSTREGEARREEQGEREACDFAATDTELKSERERDRYTWLKLDRTSVESSARGVSESSSCCRGCFRPGRRARRRELTQRSQTFFDDEAPCDEESDRRNNGGLHARHREGEPRSETVLKALGDVEEEGEKRAKEKKEKWILRARRQVHLLLLAGLPGSLRLLAGALVALLVAVKKAFLFFATSPAFAFEMPSAEESLERGLHPPSCRKCCSLKPARAHHCSVCQRCILKMDHHCPWVNNCVGQTNQKFFLLFLVYVNAMCTLCMGALLVRTVSFLQEQPPPLPPGLYSKTLGAGFAGPKDSWLAKGEEKEERAPAFAEPGRQAEQTEKVPSVSTLQLDDPEESEGGEREKEETEAKRKRRSRGDESEPDLRSSPDAIQSRRRGGGRHQGSGDEGEQREEEEQERGEEQARQEGEQAKAEEGEQERDKNGATLPEERGGLGAAEGERREDGKEEKKKSVIPFSASRDAGEEAAQKESPPAPSESSEERSGGESEPPVTRVYHGRRNFLALPSLTRGLDVLLEHAAAEEAGIGGSFFRREQAERDLREDSREAVASFFSQRRNRGTADQTSFRIVREPLSLPCNLEPLEAVACMFVFMFAFVFGLFTLIMFFDQLSAIRANTTGIEILKRETQETRPLSSSLVDVCGAAPSWRWFLPVNRFFLALPDESAHPPLQLYSLRRSLRQAVSPLSPAQEEAVEAAAASMESSTEPVASFREPAKEGEEEGEKQQRERRVQDAAVPAVASAPLSPLP is encoded by the exons GACGACCCTGGGCCTCTCTCGGTACGGACTCGCactgcttcttcagctcgtGTCAGttcttgcgtctctctgtcacttgaagtgtctcttctcggatCCTGGAGctgttccctttctccctctcccgccGGCGCTCTCGGCTCCTCCCGCGCCTTCTGTGTTGTCGAGGAGCACAGGGCGCTCGACTTCTCAAGAGACGCAAGAGCCGACATGGAGAAAGAGCTGCTCCGAAACagagtctcctttctccagaGAGGACGACTGgccagacgcagacgacgaggcAAACGGCATGCTCCTTCGTCACTCTTCGTCGCGGGATGGAGCAGCGGCGCctgctcgctcttctgctttcgGAGCTGTtcagacggagacagtgaTCTCCGTCTCTCCGGAAACAGCTGTGGGGTCTGCAGGGCCTCGCGGCCGATCCGGAGATCtgcgcggagacagcacgcgcgaaggagaggcgaggagagaggaacagggCGAACGAGAGGCCTGTGACTTTGCGGCAACGGACACCGAgttgaagagcgagagagagagagataggtATACCTGGTTGAAGCTCGATAGAACCAGCGTGGAAAGCTCTGCAAGGGGAGTCTCTGAAAGCAGTTCGTGCTGTCGAGGGTGTTTTCGACCTGGTCGgagagcaaggagaagagagctgACTCAAAGGTCTCAGACATTTTTCGACGACGAGGCGCCTTGCGACGAGGAGAGTGATCGACGGAACAACGggggactgcatgcgcgccacAGAGAAGGGGAGCCGCGGTCAGAGACGGTTTTGAAGGCGCTGGGAGAtgtagaggaagaaggcgaaaaacgcgcgaaagaaaagaaagaaaaatggATTTTGAGAGCTCGGAGACAAGTCcaccttctcctcctcgcggGGCTTCCTGGAAGTCTGCGCCTGCTCGCAGGTGCtcttgtcgctcttcttgTGGCCGTGAAAAaggcctttctcttctttgcaa cgtcgcctgccttcgccttcgagaTGCCTTCCGCCGAGGAGAGCCTCGAGCGCGGCCTCCACCCGCCGAGTTGCCGCAAATGTTGCAGCCTCAAGCCGGCGCGCGCCCACCACTGCTCTGTCTGCCAGAGGTGCATCCTAAAGATGGACCATCACT GTCCTTGGGTGAACAATTGTGTCGGCCAGACAAATCAAaagttctttctcctcttcctggTCTACGTGAACGCCATGTGCACCCTGTGCATGGGGGCCCTCCTCGTGCGGaccgtctccttcttgcaGGAGCAGCCGCCGCCCCTCCCGCCCGGCTTATATTCGAAGACTTTGGGGGCCGGGTTCGCAGGTCCGAAGGACAGCTGGTTGGccaaaggagaagagaaggaagagcgagcgCCGGCTTTCGCCGAGCCGGGGCGACAGGcggagcagacagagaaagtcCCGTCAGTCTCTACGCTGCAGCTGGACGATcctgaggaaagcgaaggtggggaaagggagaaagaggaaacagaggcaaagcggaaacggaggagtcgaggagacgaaagcgagCCAGACCTCCGCAGCTCCCCGGACGCAATCCAGAGCCGGAGGCGAGGCGGAGGCAGACACCAAGGCAgcggcgacgaaggagaacagagagaagaagaggaacaagagagaggagaagaacaagcgagacaagaaggagaacaagcgaaagcagaagaaggagaacaagagagagacaaaaacggGGCGACGCTGCCAGAGGAGCGTGGAGGACTCGGCgcggcagagggagagagaagagaagatggaaaggaagagaagaagaagagtgtcATACCTTTCTCAGCATCGAGAGATgctggagaggaggcagcacAAAAAGAGTCTCCACCTGCGCCGTCAGAGTCctcagaagagagaagtggaggagaaTCGGAACCACCCGTCACTCGCGTGTATCACGGTCGAAGGAACTTCCTTGCGCTTCCCAGCTTAACGCGGGGTCTGGATGTCTTGTTGGAGCACGCTGCTGCTGAAGAGGCAGGCATCGGAGGCTCGTTTTTcagaagagaacaagcagagagagatctgagagaagacagcagagaggcagtggcgtccttcttcagtcagagaagaaaccgaggaaCAGCCGATCAGACGTCATTTCGAATCGTTCGtgagcctctctctctcccg TGTAACTTGGAGCCTCTGGAagccgttgcatgcatg tTCGTTTTCATGTttgccttcgtcttcggccTCTTCACACTCATCATGTTTTTCGACCAGCTGTCGGCGATTCGCGCGAACACCACAG GCATCGAAAtcctgaaaagagaaacacaagaaacaagacctctctcgtcgtccCTGGTCGATGTGTGTGGCGCTGCTCCGTCTTGGCGGTG GTTCCTGCCTGTCAatcgcttttttctcgcgcttcctgaCGAGAGCGCCCACccgcctctgcagctctactctcttcgccgttctctccgccaggctgtctctcctctctcccctgcgCAGGAGGAAGCAGTGGAAGCGGCGGCTGCATCCATGGAGTCGAGCACAGAACCTGTCGCGAGTTTCCGCGAGCcagcgaaggaaggagaggaagaaggggagaaacaaCAGCGCGAACGACGCGTCCAAGATGCTGCTGTCCCCGCTGTCGCGTCTGCTCcactctcgcctcttccctGA